One region of Budorcas taxicolor isolate Tak-1 chromosome 3, Takin1.1, whole genome shotgun sequence genomic DNA includes:
- the LOC128044856 gene encoding olfactory receptor 6N1-like: MDHVNHTWTQSFLLAGFTTTGAVRPLAFLGTLCIYLLTLAGNLFIIVLVQADSRLSTPMYFFISVLSFLELWYVSTTVPTLLHTLLHGCSPISPTVCFVQLYVFHSLGMTECYLLGVMALDRYLAICHPLHYRALMSRQVQLWLAGATWVAGFSAALVPASLTATLPFCLKEVAHYFCDLAPLMRLACVDTKWHNGVYGAVIGVVTGCNLVLILGLYGGILRAVLKLPSAASRAKAFSTCSSHITVVVLFYASAFTVYVGSPGSHLEGTDKHIALVYALLTPFLNPIIYTLRNKEVKEAMKRVRVRIRTILQEA; this comes from the coding sequence ATGGATCATGTCAATCACACATGGACCCAGAGTTTCCTCCTTGCAGGTTTCACTACCACTGGAGCCGTGCGACCTCTTGCTTTCCTGGGAACACTGTGCATCTATCTCCTCACTCTGGCAGGGAACTTGTTCATCATTGTGCTGGTTCAGGCAGATTCCAGACTGTCCACACCCATGTACTTCTTCATCAGTGTCCTCTCCTTCTTGGAACTCTGGTATGTCAGCACCACAGTGCCCACGCTATTGCACACCTTGCTCCATGGGTGTTCACCCATCTCACCAACTGTGTGCTTTGTCCAGCTCTATGTCTTCCATTcactgggcatgactgagtgctACCTGTTGGGTGTCATGGCACTGGACCGCTACCTTGCCATCTGTCACCCACTGCACTACCGCGCTCTTATGAGCAGACAGGTACAGTTATGGCTAGCAGGGGCCACTTGGGTGGCTGGCTTCTCAGCTGCACTTGTGCCAGCAAGCCTCACAGCCACTCTGCCCTTCTGCTTAAAAGAGGTGGCTCATTACTTCTGTGACCTGGCACCACTAATGAGGTTGGCATGTGTGGATACAAAGTGGCATAATGGGGTCTATGGGGCAGTTATTGGTGTGGTCACAGGGTGCAATCTTGTGCTCATTTTAGGATTGTATGGTGGTATCCTGAGAGCTGTGCTGAAGCTGCCATCAGCTGCCAGCCGTGCCAAGGCCTTTTCCACCTGTTCCTCCCACATAACTGTAGTGGTGCTTTTTTATGCTTCTGCCTTCACAGTTTATGTGGGCTCACCTGGGAGTCACCTTGAGGGCACAGACAAGCATATTGCTTTAGTGTATGCCCTTCTTACTCCCTTTCTCAATCCTATCATCTATACCCTTCGAAACAAGGAGGTGAAGGAGGCTATGAAAAGGGTCAGGGTCAGGATACGGACCATTTTGCAGGAAGCTTGA